One genomic segment of Impatiens glandulifera chromosome 6, dImpGla2.1, whole genome shotgun sequence includes these proteins:
- the LOC124942444 gene encoding replication protein A 32 kDa subunit A-like: MMFSTQFDSMSQSSQFPDYSSSPAKTRETYGLVPVTLKQISEASQSGDDKSNFLVDGAEISNITVIGMLSSKTQRVTDVSFALDDGTARIHCNRWVNENFDTKEMEDVEDDMYVRVNGRLKNIQGRKQLVAYSVRPVTNFDEVTFHFIECIHYHMRSSKLQFPGNGTSQTPLKESSAQEGVVGSQSVQTNYVSGQFNVDGLKAFDQMVLEYLQQPANFERERGVHTDELLQKLKIPMEKIMESIRTLEEEGLIYSTIDEFHFKSTSN; this comes from the exons ATGATGTTCTCCACTCAGTTCGATTCCATGTCTCAATCGTCTCAGTTCCCTGACTATTCATCTTCTCCGGCCAAG ACTCGTGAAACTTATGGACTTGTTCCAGTTACGCTGAAGCAGATCAGTGAAGCTTCTCAATCTGGAGATgataaatcaaattttcttgTCGATGGTGCTGAAATAAGCAAT ATTACTGTGATTGGAATGCTGTCCAGTAAGACTCAAAGGGTTACTGATGTATCTTTTGCACTTGATGATGGGACTGCACGGATTCACTGCAATAGATG GGTGAATGAAAACTTTGATACCAAGGAAATGGAAGATGTTGA GGATGATATGTATGTTCGAGTCAATGGTCGCCTAAAAAACATCCAAGGAAGAAAGCAATTAGTTGCATATTCTGTTAG GCCTGTGACAAATTTCGATGAAGTTACTTTCCACTTCATTGAATGTATACATTACCACATGCGTAGTTCAAAACTTCAG tttcCAGGTAATGGAACAAGTCAAACACCCTTGAAGGAGAGTTCTGCACAGGAAGGAGTCGTTGGAAGTCAATCTGTCCAAACAAATTAT GTTTCGGGTCAATTTAACGTTGATGGACTGAAGGCGTTTGATCAAATGGTGCTTGAATATCTCCAGCAGCCTGCAAACTT TGAAAGGGAAAGAGGTGTGCATACAGATGAACTGTTGCAGAAACTTAAAATTCCAATGGAGAAGATaat GGAATCAATCAGGACCCTTGAAGAGGAAGGGTTGATATACTCCACCATTGATGAGTTCCATTTCAAATCCACTAGCAACTGA